One genomic segment of Kiritimatiella glycovorans includes these proteins:
- a CDS encoding 2-oxo acid dehydrogenase subunit E2: protein MSTKMMLPELGENVENGDIVQVMVSPGDTIAKDQPVLEIEAGKASMEVPSTVEGEIEEVHIKEGQTVSVGDVVLSVKSETGAETEAESELESESESESELEAEAELEAESGSGEASAEEEQEPEPPPKREAPEGPAKQEKRAAGKAVAASPKVRRLARELGVDIHEVPASKPDERISEEDVKNFARSLLEDRERGGGPSPARPSLHHAMPLPDFSRWGEVRRERMSQTRKATMEHLTSAWFAIPHVTQHDRAEITRLEELREKFQPNVEKEGGKLTLTAILIKMLAGALKVFPRLNCSIDPANEEIIYKDYVHIGVAVDTDRGLLVPVLRDADRKNIKQIAVETGELARKAREGKMSREDLEGGTFTLTNIGGIGGSFFTPIINAPEVAILGVGRATLEPCMGRDENLCRPRLRLPLSLSYDHRIIDGADGARFLKWVVDALEEPMLLSLEG, encoded by the coding sequence ATGAGTACGAAGATGATGCTGCCCGAGCTGGGCGAAAATGTTGAAAACGGCGACATCGTACAGGTCATGGTGAGCCCCGGCGACACGATTGCGAAGGACCAGCCGGTCCTGGAGATCGAGGCCGGCAAGGCGAGCATGGAGGTCCCCTCCACCGTCGAAGGCGAGATCGAAGAGGTCCATATCAAGGAAGGCCAGACCGTCTCGGTCGGCGATGTCGTGCTGTCGGTGAAGTCGGAAACTGGGGCAGAGACAGAGGCAGAATCAGAGTTAGAGTCAGAGTCAGAATCAGAGTCAGAGTTAGAGGCAGAGGCAGAGTTAGAGGCAGAGTCGGGATCGGGGGAGGCGTCGGCGGAAGAGGAACAGGAACCGGAGCCGCCGCCGAAACGGGAAGCGCCTGAAGGACCGGCAAAGCAGGAGAAGAGGGCGGCCGGCAAGGCGGTAGCCGCGTCGCCGAAGGTGCGGCGGCTCGCCCGTGAACTGGGCGTCGACATCCATGAGGTTCCCGCCTCCAAACCCGACGAGCGGATCAGCGAAGAGGACGTAAAGAACTTCGCCCGCTCCCTGCTCGAGGACCGCGAACGCGGCGGCGGGCCTTCACCCGCGCGCCCCTCGCTCCACCACGCCATGCCCCTTCCGGACTTCAGCCGCTGGGGCGAGGTCCGCCGCGAGCGGATGAGCCAGACCCGCAAGGCGACGATGGAGCATCTGACCTCGGCGTGGTTTGCGATTCCCCACGTGACGCAGCACGACCGCGCGGAGATCACGCGGCTCGAGGAACTCCGTGAAAAGTTTCAGCCGAACGTGGAGAAGGAGGGCGGCAAGCTCACCCTGACCGCCATCCTCATCAAGATGCTGGCGGGCGCGCTCAAGGTCTTCCCGCGGCTGAACTGCAGCATCGATCCCGCGAACGAGGAAATCATCTACAAGGACTACGTCCACATCGGCGTCGCGGTCGACACCGATCGCGGGCTGCTGGTGCCGGTGCTCCGCGACGCGGACCGGAAGAACATCAAGCAGATCGCCGTGGAGACCGGGGAGCTGGCCCGGAAGGCGCGCGAGGGGAAGATGAGCCGCGAGGATCTGGAGGGCGGCACCTTCACGCTCACGAACATCGGGGGGATCGGCGGATCCTTTTTCACGCCGATCATCAACGCGCCGGAGGTGGCGATTCTCGGTGTCGGCCGCGCCACGCTGGAACCCTGCATGGGACGGGATGAGAATCTCTGTCGGCCCCGGCTCCGGCTCCCGCTCTCCCTGAGCTACGACCACCGGATCATCGACGGCGCCGACGGCGCCCGCTTCCTGAAATGGGTCGTCGATGCGCTGGAAGAACCGATGCTTCTTTCGCTGGAGGGCTGA
- a CDS encoding alpha/beta fold hydrolase has translation MRQTSVLLCLLYFLVCCAAAQDGSRLRQGFERLDANKDGQLSATELKTVPRLESRLEGADQDNDGLLSFREFAGAIARSMRGQTQPGEAGGTFGAGDRIRTIDVEGQERRYQVHVPPNYTADRKTPVVVAFHGGGGNPQSMIRLSGLNEKADEAGFVVVYPFGSGTDKDKNLTFNAGNVGGYAKRKKIDDVGFTKALLGDLEAVVNVDKERVFATGISNGGMMAYRVASELADRFAAIAPVGGPMGTETCTPSRPVSVIHFHGTADELAPFNGGRGKGTSNVPASMRPEFFSVEHSINCWVEANGCAKEPTVTPMPDTADDGMRVIRKVWGEGKNGSEVVLYEIDGGGHTWPGMEPPVAMLGESTTDISANDLMWDFFQKHARKADSPQSKQKAPENGAMELLRTPDEHFAKLCGYPFEPHYLYVDDPNLPDGNRRIRMHYAVSGPANRPTLLMLHGNPSWSYLFRKVVPLINEAGYRTIMIDYVGHGKSDKPATESDYTYDRHLEWIRQAFKQLDEDPELALKEVVLFGHDYGHPLGARLMAEHYPDRFDGFINGNAGLNRGRWGIAKRHDRWRSFVRSVPKVPIGAVVFRNDARQNMGLPPGTNAEKGGYDAPYPTGDYQASIRAFPEMVPEDATWPEAKANQKAWDFLTSSYDRPYLVIWESMDMPDERNRRDEYISSIPGAFGLEQPQFKTGHYSPEDDPEGVAGAVIRFLNDIYIPNQFDEIRRATFTENLEGFACEGNHCSLDLEKEAVKMKPGSELVLREPIDLSSSEEMKIAFRYLPEGVASGGTLFVDLWSDGDWVNLRKFERGHGPGRGDFNNRSTDYGYIRVEHNPETFSTDARVRFRFVCEDEKAAIFIREVGIYRKTCLHPTGLLNQIINQGRCGQQFSLWPHSDRGRRGSRPSRVDIRRIFGHWEGRVPPRPKRVKP, from the coding sequence ATGAGACAGACATCCGTCCTTTTATGCTTGCTGTATTTCTTGGTCTGTTGTGCGGCCGCTCAGGACGGCTCCCGCCTGCGGCAAGGGTTTGAGCGGCTGGACGCCAACAAAGACGGTCAGCTATCGGCGACTGAACTCAAAACCGTTCCACGGTTAGAATCGCGTCTGGAGGGGGCTGACCAAGACAACGACGGTTTGCTCAGCTTCCGGGAATTCGCCGGTGCGATCGCGCGATCCATGCGTGGTCAAACGCAGCCCGGGGAAGCCGGGGGCACCTTCGGAGCGGGCGATCGCATCCGGACCATTGACGTAGAAGGACAAGAACGCCGCTACCAAGTCCACGTTCCTCCGAATTACACGGCGGATCGAAAAACGCCAGTTGTAGTCGCATTTCACGGCGGCGGCGGCAATCCGCAGAGTATGATCCGGCTGAGCGGGCTGAACGAAAAAGCAGACGAAGCCGGATTCGTTGTCGTCTACCCGTTCGGCAGTGGGACCGACAAAGACAAGAATCTGACGTTCAACGCCGGCAACGTCGGTGGGTATGCCAAGCGGAAGAAGATCGACGACGTGGGGTTCACAAAGGCTTTGCTCGGCGACCTGGAAGCAGTCGTGAATGTGGACAAGGAACGGGTCTTCGCAACCGGCATCTCCAACGGTGGGATGATGGCGTACCGGGTAGCGTCCGAACTGGCCGACCGGTTCGCCGCGATCGCTCCGGTCGGCGGGCCGATGGGGACCGAGACGTGCACCCCCTCCCGGCCAGTGTCGGTCATCCACTTCCACGGGACGGCGGACGAACTGGCTCCGTTTAACGGCGGGCGGGGAAAAGGCACTTCAAATGTTCCGGCATCCATGCGACCGGAGTTTTTTTCGGTGGAGCATTCGATCAACTGCTGGGTTGAAGCCAACGGCTGCGCAAAAGAACCAACCGTTACCCCAATGCCCGACACGGCAGATGACGGCATGCGGGTGATCCGCAAGGTTTGGGGCGAAGGGAAGAACGGTTCAGAGGTGGTGTTGTATGAAATTGACGGCGGCGGCCACACCTGGCCCGGTATGGAACCGCCCGTTGCCATGCTTGGTGAATCCACCACAGATATCTCCGCCAATGACCTCATGTGGGATTTTTTCCAGAAGCATGCACGCAAGGCCGACAGTCCACAGAGCAAGCAGAAGGCCCCCGAGAACGGCGCAATGGAACTGCTGCGCACTCCGGATGAACACTTCGCCAAGCTGTGCGGTTATCCATTTGAGCCGCATTATCTCTATGTGGATGATCCGAATCTGCCAGACGGCAACCGCCGAATCCGCATGCATTACGCGGTCTCCGGCCCGGCCAATCGGCCCACCTTGCTGATGCTCCACGGAAACCCGTCATGGTCGTATCTCTTTCGCAAGGTTGTACCGCTGATCAACGAAGCGGGTTATCGGACGATTATGATTGATTATGTCGGCCACGGGAAATCCGACAAACCGGCAACAGAGTCCGACTACACGTATGATCGCCACCTTGAGTGGATCCGGCAGGCGTTCAAGCAACTGGACGAAGACCCTGAACTCGCTCTCAAAGAAGTCGTTCTGTTCGGTCACGACTACGGCCATCCGCTGGGCGCGCGCCTGATGGCGGAGCATTACCCGGATCGTTTTGATGGATTCATCAATGGGAATGCGGGACTGAACCGAGGGCGATGGGGAATCGCAAAGCGCCATGATCGCTGGCGAAGTTTTGTCCGTTCGGTTCCTAAGGTTCCTATCGGCGCGGTGGTCTTCCGTAATGACGCCCGGCAGAACATGGGCTTGCCTCCCGGCACGAACGCCGAGAAAGGAGGCTACGACGCTCCTTATCCAACGGGGGACTATCAGGCTTCGATTCGCGCATTTCCTGAAATGGTCCCTGAAGATGCCACCTGGCCGGAAGCGAAGGCCAATCAGAAAGCCTGGGATTTCCTGACTTCCTCCTATGACAGGCCCTATCTGGTCATCTGGGAGAGCATGGACATGCCCGATGAGCGGAATCGGCGAGACGAATACATTTCAAGCATCCCAGGCGCATTTGGTCTGGAGCAACCGCAATTCAAGACGGGTCACTATTCACCTGAAGATGATCCCGAAGGAGTGGCCGGCGCCGTCATCCGGTTTCTCAACGATATCTACATTCCAAACCAATTCGATGAAATACGCCGCGCGACATTCACCGAAAACCTCGAAGGGTTTGCTTGTGAAGGCAATCACTGCTCCCTCGATCTTGAGAAAGAGGCGGTCAAAATGAAGCCAGGTTCCGAATTGGTACTTCGGGAACCGATAGACCTTTCCTCCAGCGAGGAAATGAAGATTGCATTTCGCTACCTGCCAGAGGGAGTGGCATCAGGCGGAACACTCTTCGTCGATCTTTGGTCGGATGGGGACTGGGTGAATCTGCGGAAATTCGAGCGAGGACACGGACCTGGCAGGGGAGATTTCAACAATCGCTCGACCGACTACGGATATATTCGGGTCGAACACAATCCTGAAACATTCTCGACTGATGCTCGGGTTCGCTTTCGCTTTGTCTGCGAAGACGAGAAGGCTGCGATCTTCATCAGGGAGGTCGGGATTTATAGAAAGACATGTCTGCACCCTACTGGTTTACTAAACCAGATTATTAATCAGGGGCGGTGTGGCCAGCAGTTCTCATTATGGCCGCATTCCGACCGCGGACGGCGTGGCAGCCGTCCCTCCCGAGTCGATATCCGACGCATTTTCGGGCACTGGGAGGGTCGGGTGCCACCCCGACCGAAAAGGGTGAAGCCATAA